A genomic window from Dehalococcoidales bacterium includes:
- a CDS encoding ABC transporter ATP-binding protein, translated as MLKITDLSVSVEGKEILHDVNMTIQTGETHVLFGPNGAGKSTLLSAIMGFPKYKVTKGNIFFKDQDITNMSVDERARLGIGMSFQRPPVVRGVKTRDMVAACLKSNVEDASILKLAERADLQDFLERDINYGFSGGEIKRSELMQLLAQRPELTLLDEPESGVDLVNIVLIGEMMNELLEKNCPISERRCMGLIITHTGHILDYVNARTGYVMCDGTIGCVGDPHEMLGTIREKGYNECIQCYLGRVPTHE; from the coding sequence ATGCTGAAAATCACAGACCTATCCGTATCCGTGGAGGGCAAGGAAATCCTCCATGACGTCAACATGACCATCCAGACAGGGGAGACGCATGTGCTCTTCGGGCCTAACGGTGCCGGCAAAAGCACCCTGCTTTCCGCCATCATGGGTTTCCCCAAGTACAAGGTCACCAAAGGCAATATCTTTTTTAAAGACCAGGATATCACCAATATGAGCGTGGACGAGCGGGCGCGCCTGGGCATAGGCATGTCTTTCCAGCGGCCGCCGGTGGTCCGGGGCGTGAAAACGCGGGACATGGTGGCGGCCTGTCTTAAGAGTAACGTGGAGGACGCCTCCATACTCAAACTGGCGGAGCGGGCTGACTTGCAGGACTTCCTGGAGCGGGACATCAACTACGGCTTCTCCGGCGGTGAAATCAAACGCTCGGAGCTGATGCAGCTGCTGGCGCAGCGCCCGGAGCTAACCCTGCTGGATGAGCCGGAGTCCGGCGTTGACCTGGTCAATATCGTGCTCATCGGCGAGATGATGAACGAACTGCTGGAAAAGAACTGCCCAATCTCGGAGCGCCGCTGCATGGGGCTGATTATCACCCACACCGGCCATATTCTGGATTATGTCAATGCCCGTACCGGCTACGTCATGTGTGACGGCACTATCGGCTGCGTGGGCGACCCCCATGAGATGCTGGGCACCATCCGGGAAAAGGGCTATAACGAATGTATCCAATGTTATCTGGGGAGGGTACCGACCCATGAGTAA
- a CDS encoding ferritin family protein codes for MAKEQDATMAGLETALKMEIDGKEFYLKASQASKNQLGKELLKKLAAEEDIHREIFKNIYNAIKSKKGWPDITFTGDGGKNLRTVFAAAAEKLGKNAAPMTQELDAVRTGMDMENKTLDYYKEREKLAAYPAEKQLYSSLSAQEYEHHRVLQDYYEFLEDPEGYFVKTEHTSVDGG; via the coding sequence ATGGCCAAAGAACAGGATGCGACCATGGCGGGACTGGAAACCGCTTTAAAAATGGAAATAGACGGCAAGGAGTTCTACCTTAAAGCCAGCCAGGCGAGTAAAAACCAACTGGGCAAAGAGCTGCTCAAGAAGCTGGCGGCGGAAGAGGATATTCACCGGGAAATTTTCAAGAATATCTATAATGCCATCAAGAGCAAAAAGGGTTGGCCGGATATCACTTTCACCGGCGATGGCGGCAAGAACCTGAGGACGGTTTTCGCGGCAGCGGCGGAAAAATTAGGCAAGAACGCCGCCCCCATGACCCAGGAGCTGGACGCGGTCAGGACCGGCATGGACATGGAGAACAAAACGCTGGACTATTACAAGGAACGGGAAAAGCTGGCCGCTTACCCGGCTGAAAAACAATTATATTCCTCCCTGTCCGCCCAGGAATATGAACATCACCGCGTTCTCCAGGACTACTACGAGTTTCTCGAGGACCCGGAGGGCTACTTCGTCAAGACGGAGCATACCTCCGTTGACGGCGGCTAG
- a CDS encoding UPF0280 family protein yields the protein MKKDEYQPRTYRHWIESRDLAAFNVSVKETDLYLRAAANLQRKARRLVLKYREQLEEYIQNNPDFLTSLVPLPTPTHAPRIVLDMIEAGRLANVGPMAAVAGAMAEMVGGELLEYSPEIIVENGGDIFLKITRQRIIGIYAGNSPLTGKIGLEINPGDTPLGICTSSGTVGHSLSYGKADAVIITAASAALADAAATAVCNKVVKPGDISDGIELGRKIPGLKGIVIVIGESIGAWGEIRLCETSI from the coding sequence ATGAAAAAGGATGAGTATCAGCCGCGTACCTACCGCCACTGGATTGAAAGCCGGGACCTGGCGGCCTTCAACGTATCCGTCAAAGAGACGGACTTGTACCTGAGGGCTGCCGCCAACCTGCAAAGAAAAGCCCGCCGCCTGGTGCTCAAATACCGGGAACAGCTGGAAGAATACATTCAAAATAACCCCGACTTTTTAACCTCACTGGTCCCCCTCCCCACTCCCACCCACGCGCCCCGCATCGTGCTGGACATGATAGAGGCCGGGCGGCTGGCTAACGTCGGCCCCATGGCGGCGGTGGCCGGCGCTATGGCGGAAATGGTGGGCGGGGAATTATTGGAGTATTCCCCGGAGATAATCGTGGAAAACGGGGGGGACATTTTCCTGAAAATCACCCGCCAGAGGATAATCGGCATCTACGCCGGGAACTCGCCGCTGACCGGGAAAATAGGGCTGGAAATAAACCCCGGGGACACTCCCCTGGGTATTTGCACCTCGTCCGGCACGGTGGGACATTCCCTGAGCTACGGCAAAGCGGATGCGGTTATCATTACCGCCGCTTCAGCGGCGCTGGCAGACGCGGCGGCTACCGCCGTCTGCAACAAGGTGGTCAAGCCCGGAGATATCAGTGACGGGATAGAGCTGGGGCGTAAAATCCCCGGGCTGAAAGGCATCGTGATAGTTATCGGGGAGAGCATCGGCGCCTGGGGCGAGATTCGACTCTGCGAGACTTCGATATAA
- a CDS encoding GNAT family N-acetyltransferase — protein MGITLREINKDNWKECIALQVGDEQKTFVVANVYSLAEAGFYPAYQPLAVYHGNMMVGFIMYGKDPDDGCYRILRLMIDRKYQRMGYGKAAMHEVIRLLKEKPDCDSISISHVPENVIADKLYSSLGFCETGEVIGGETVERLVVRHNDEKG, from the coding sequence ATGGGAATTACGCTCCGCGAGATAAACAAAGACAACTGGAAGGAATGCATCGCCCTGCAGGTCGGTGACGAACAGAAGACGTTCGTAGTCGCCAATGTTTATTCCCTGGCGGAAGCCGGTTTTTACCCCGCTTACCAGCCGCTGGCGGTCTATCACGGCAATATGATGGTGGGATTTATCATGTACGGTAAAGACCCGGATGACGGCTGTTACCGGATTCTGCGCCTGATGATAGACCGGAAATACCAGCGTATGGGATACGGTAAAGCCGCCATGCATGAAGTTATCAGGCTGCTGAAGGAAAAGCCGGACTGCGACTCAATCTCCATTTCCCACGTGCCTGAAAACGTTATCGCGGACAAGTTGTATTCAAGCCTCGGCTTTTGCGAAACCGGAGAAGTAATCGGCGGGGAAACGGTAGAACGCCTTGTTGTAAGGCATAACGATGAAAAAGGATGA
- a CDS encoding GNAT family N-acetyltransferase yields the protein MLTTERLIIRPFKNSDFQDLYEYLSLKESYRFERGAPVTLKEAKKICRERVKDDVFWAVTLKDTGKLIGQVSLNRERPDNFRTWNIGYMFNPAFQNKGYATEAARAVIRYAFAELNAHRVVGHCSPDNTASWKVLENCGMKKEGLSRKDFLVRTGENGTPVWLDSFEYAIIEDDLVI from the coding sequence ATGCTGACCACGGAAAGACTAATCATCCGCCCCTTCAAGAACAGCGACTTTCAAGACCTCTACGAATACCTTTCTTTAAAAGAGTCCTACCGGTTCGAGCGGGGAGCACCGGTAACGCTTAAGGAAGCCAAAAAAATCTGCCGGGAAAGAGTCAAAGATGATGTCTTCTGGGCGGTAACGTTAAAAGATACCGGTAAACTTATCGGGCAGGTTTCCCTTAACCGGGAAAGGCCGGATAATTTCCGCACCTGGAATATCGGGTACATGTTCAATCCCGCGTTTCAAAACAAAGGTTACGCTACGGAAGCGGCGCGCGCCGTTATCCGGTACGCTTTTGCCGAGCTTAACGCCCACCGGGTGGTGGGGCATTGCAGCCCGGATAACACCGCCTCCTGGAAAGTCCTGGAAAATTGCGGCATGAAAAAAGAAGGCCTGAGCCGTAAAGACTTTCTGGTGCGCACCGGCGAAAACGGAACGCCGGTCTGGCTGGACTCTTTTGAATACGCCATCATTGAGGACGACCTGGTTATCTAG
- a CDS encoding 4Fe-4S binding protein, which produces MAVSKKVVLRFPRRMVERPIIYRLAKDYDLEFNILKASITPEQEGLLVLELKGNQAEYDRGIEFLLKAGVQIQSLSQDITRNEERCTQCGACVTVCPTGAFKLDPKTQLVIFNNEKCIGCGLCIPACPPHAMEVHF; this is translated from the coding sequence ATGGCTGTTTCCAAAAAAGTTGTGCTGCGTTTTCCCCGGCGCATGGTAGAGCGCCCGATAATATACCGGCTGGCCAAGGACTATGACCTGGAGTTCAATATCCTCAAGGCTTCCATTACCCCGGAGCAGGAAGGGCTGCTGGTGCTGGAGCTTAAGGGAAACCAGGCGGAATACGACCGCGGCATCGAGTTCCTGCTTAAAGCCGGCGTGCAGATTCAAAGCCTGAGCCAGGACATCACCCGCAACGAAGAGCGGTGCACCCAGTGCGGCGCCTGCGTTACCGTGTGCCCCACCGGCGCTTTCAAGCTCGACCCCAAAACCCAGCTGGTTATCTTTAATAATGAGAAATGCATCGGCTGCGGTCTTTGCATTCCCGCCTGCCCCCCGCACGCCATGGAAGTGCACTTTTAA
- a CDS encoding homocysteine biosynthesis protein, which produces MAKTIAEINEKIKTGKAVVFTAEEIIRVAQEKGVKQAAREVDVVTTGTFGIMCSSGAYFNIGHASPRIKLGGGRAYLNDVPAYTGLAAADLFLGANALPDDDPRNRFHPGEFNYGGGHVIEELVAGKDVRLVATAYGTDCYPRKRLETWLNIKDLNEAVLFNIRNAYQNYNVAVNLSDKTIYTYMGMLKPKMGNVNYSSAGQLSPLFNDPFYQTIGIGTRIFLGGGTGFVAWQGTQHNPTVPRTEKGIPKGGAGTLAVIGDLKQMSPKWLVGASVQGYGCSLTVGIGVPIPILNEEILQYTTVTDADIYAQVIDYSDAYPQRRPDTVAEVTYAELKSGKVKIKGKDVPTAARSSYPRAVEIAATLKDWIQTGKFFLTEPVEKLPGAESGVTVKPLRERPIEG; this is translated from the coding sequence GTGGCCAAGACGATTGCGGAAATTAATGAGAAGATAAAAACCGGCAAGGCGGTGGTCTTTACCGCCGAGGAAATTATCCGGGTGGCGCAGGAAAAAGGCGTCAAGCAGGCCGCCCGGGAAGTGGATGTGGTTACCACCGGTACCTTCGGGATAATGTGCTCTTCCGGCGCTTATTTCAACATCGGCCATGCCAGTCCGCGCATCAAGCTGGGGGGCGGCCGTGCTTACCTTAACGATGTCCCCGCCTATACCGGGCTGGCGGCGGCGGACCTGTTCCTGGGGGCTAATGCTTTACCCGATGACGACCCGCGCAACCGCTTCCATCCCGGCGAGTTCAACTACGGCGGCGGCCACGTTATCGAGGAGCTGGTGGCGGGCAAAGACGTGCGGCTGGTAGCCACGGCTTACGGGACGGACTGCTATCCGCGCAAGAGGCTGGAGACCTGGCTGAATATCAAAGACCTTAACGAGGCGGTGCTTTTCAATATCCGCAACGCTTACCAGAACTATAACGTGGCGGTGAACCTTTCCGATAAAACGATTTATACCTACATGGGCATGCTCAAGCCGAAGATGGGCAATGTCAATTACAGTTCGGCGGGGCAGCTTTCCCCGCTTTTCAACGACCCCTTTTACCAGACCATCGGCATCGGCACCAGGATATTCCTGGGCGGGGGGACGGGTTTCGTGGCCTGGCAGGGCACCCAGCATAATCCCACCGTGCCCCGCACGGAGAAAGGCATCCCCAAGGGCGGCGCCGGCACGCTGGCCGTCATCGGCGACCTCAAGCAGATGAGCCCCAAATGGCTGGTGGGCGCTTCCGTCCAGGGCTACGGGTGCAGCCTGACGGTGGGCATCGGCGTGCCTATCCCCATATTGAACGAAGAGATTTTACAGTACACCACCGTGACGGACGCGGATATTTACGCCCAGGTGATAGACTATTCCGATGCTTACCCCCAGCGCCGGCCGGATACCGTGGCCGAGGTTACCTACGCCGAGCTGAAGAGCGGCAAGGTGAAAATCAAGGGCAAGGACGTACCCACGGCGGCGCGCTCCAGCTATCCCAGGGCGGTGGAAATCGCCGCCACCCTGAAAGACTGGATACAGACCGGCAAATTTTTCCTGACGGAGCCGGTGGAGAAACTGCCCGGCGCGGAGTCCGGCGTGACGGTCAAGCCGCTCCGGGAACGCCCTATCGAAGGCTAG
- the aspS gene encoding aspartate--tRNA ligase, with protein sequence MYRTHTCGSLRKENVGATVSLAGWVNRRRDHGGLVFIDLRDRYGIVQTVFNPAISPEALKTAEQLRSEYVITLTGEVSLRPAGTENSKLPTGEVEVIVKNVTILNASNTPPFYINEEVEVDENVRLRYRYLDLRRPRMRDNLILRHHIIKFIHDFLDARGFIEVETPILLKSTPEGARDYLVPSRIHPGEFYALPQSPQQVKQLLMVAGIDRYYQIARCFRDEDTRADRQPEFTQLDIEMSFVEEEEIIALIEEMFYTMVRTLKPEKRMHKPFPRLTYAESLDRFGTDKPDIRFGMEIKDISDIAAGTEFGVFRKALDAGGKVKGICVPGCAGYTRRQMDDLNDSAKQLGAGGLVTIALDAAGSIEHLTGDMVKSAAFKFLTLEQVKAMAGTLEAGPGDLLLMVAGDNRLANTVLGELRKEMGKRLKLADPQELAFAFIVDFPLFERDLQTGRLQATHHPFTMPRDEDIPLLDTAPEKITAKCYDFVCNGYELCSGSIRIHTAEMQKKIFRILGYEDKTIEELFGHMLEAFSYGAPPHGGIAPGIDRVVMLLAGEESIRDVVAFPKNQAAVDLTFRAPAPVTEDQLKELHIKLREE encoded by the coding sequence TTGTACAGAACTCATACCTGCGGTTCTCTCAGAAAAGAAAATGTGGGCGCCACCGTGTCCCTGGCCGGCTGGGTCAACCGCCGGCGCGACCACGGCGGGCTGGTCTTTATAGATTTGCGGGACCGTTACGGCATCGTCCAGACGGTGTTCAATCCCGCCATCTCGCCGGAAGCTTTAAAAACCGCCGAGCAGCTGCGCAGCGAGTACGTGATTACCCTTACCGGCGAGGTGTCTTTACGCCCCGCCGGCACCGAGAACAGCAAGCTGCCCACCGGCGAGGTAGAGGTAATCGTTAAAAACGTGACGATACTGAATGCCTCCAATACACCTCCCTTTTATATCAACGAGGAGGTGGAGGTGGACGAGAACGTGCGCCTCCGGTACCGCTACCTTGACCTGCGGCGCCCGCGCATGAGAGATAACCTCATCCTGCGTCACCACATCATCAAGTTCATCCATGACTTCCTGGACGCCCGCGGCTTCATAGAGGTGGAGACGCCCATTTTGCTTAAGAGCACCCCGGAGGGTGCGCGCGACTATTTAGTGCCGAGCCGCATCCACCCGGGGGAGTTTTACGCTTTGCCCCAGTCCCCCCAGCAGGTAAAACAGCTATTGATGGTGGCCGGCATCGACCGTTATTACCAGATTGCCCGCTGCTTCCGCGACGAGGACACCCGCGCCGACCGTCAGCCGGAGTTCACCCAGCTGGACATCGAGATGAGCTTCGTGGAAGAAGAGGAAATTATCGCCCTTATCGAAGAGATGTTCTATACCATGGTGCGCACGCTCAAACCGGAAAAGCGGATGCATAAGCCGTTCCCGCGCCTGACCTACGCGGAGTCGCTGGACCGCTTCGGCACGGACAAGCCGGACATTCGCTTCGGGATGGAGATTAAAGATATATCTGACATCGCCGCCGGCACGGAGTTCGGCGTTTTCAGGAAAGCCCTGGACGCCGGTGGCAAGGTCAAGGGAATTTGTGTACCTGGCTGCGCCGGCTACACGCGCCGACAGATGGACGACTTGAACGATTCGGCCAAACAACTGGGGGCGGGGGGGCTGGTGACTATAGCCCTGGACGCTGCCGGCAGCATCGAGCATTTGACCGGCGACATGGTGAAGTCCGCCGCCTTTAAATTCCTGACACTGGAGCAGGTGAAAGCCATGGCCGGGACACTTGAAGCCGGCCCCGGCGACCTGCTGCTGATGGTGGCCGGAGATAACCGGCTGGCTAACACCGTCCTGGGCGAGCTGCGCAAAGAAATGGGTAAAAGGCTCAAGCTGGCCGACCCGCAGGAGTTGGCTTTCGCTTTCATCGTGGACTTTCCGCTGTTTGAAAGAGACCTCCAGACGGGCCGGCTGCAGGCTACCCATCACCCCTTCACCATGCCCCGTGACGAGGATATTCCGTTGCTGGACACGGCGCCGGAAAAGATTACCGCCAAATGCTATGACTTCGTCTGCAACGGCTACGAGCTTTGCAGCGGCAGCATCAGGATACACACCGCCGAGATGCAGAAAAAGATTTTCCGCATCCTGGGTTATGAGGATAAAACAATCGAGGAGCTTTTCGGGCATATGCTGGAAGCTTTCAGCTACGGCGCGCCCCCGCACGGCGGCATCGCCCCGGGCATCGACCGCGTGGTCATGCTGCTGGCCGGGGAAGAAAGCATCCGCGACGTCGTGGCCTTCCCCAAGAACCAGGCGGCCGTGGACCTTACCTTCAGGGCCCCGGCCCCGGTGACGGAAGATCAGCTGAAAGAATTGCATATCAAACTGCGTGAAGAGTAG
- the tig gene encoding trigger factor, with product MKVTKDKVENSQAYLTIEMEPADMEDGMKHAYEHLVQHASIPGFRKGKAPRAVVERTLGKGRMLEEAIDHMIPEAYEKALKEQEIEPYAQPEVRITKAEPLIFEAVVPLTPTVTLGDYRSIRMKAEVAEVKEENITSVLEELRHQHATWEPVDRPLAFNDMAVIDINGVCEEKPIVQKIASQYQVLKDASTPAPGFAEQVAGMNKGETKEFDLTFPADFYSTQFAGKQAHFKVTLHEVKEEKLPELNDDLALQVSSEFKTLEALREEVVKGLKLRSEETARMEVEEKIINTAVEQSKIEYPPVVVDLEINRIINDQARQLQMSGRGMDEYLRSLNKTPEQLQEELRPVAQKNIAASLVLSKIAETEKIEVTEEEILNGINNMVRGIGEDKKEEMRKLLDTPQTRQSMTQTLKTRKTIERLADIAKEAGETDQEIKKEEEK from the coding sequence TTGAAAGTCACAAAAGATAAAGTAGAAAACAGCCAGGCGTACCTGACTATCGAGATGGAGCCTGCGGACATGGAAGATGGGATGAAACATGCCTATGAGCACCTGGTGCAGCATGCCAGCATCCCCGGCTTCCGCAAGGGCAAAGCCCCCCGCGCGGTAGTGGAACGCACCCTGGGCAAGGGCAGGATGCTGGAAGAAGCCATCGACCACATGATACCGGAAGCGTACGAGAAGGCGCTCAAGGAACAGGAAATAGAGCCTTACGCCCAGCCGGAAGTCCGCATAACCAAGGCGGAGCCGCTGATATTTGAAGCGGTGGTGCCTTTAACGCCTACCGTCACCCTGGGCGACTACCGGAGCATCAGGATGAAGGCGGAAGTGGCGGAAGTAAAAGAGGAAAACATCACTTCCGTCCTGGAAGAGCTGCGCCACCAGCACGCCACATGGGAGCCGGTGGACCGGCCGCTGGCTTTTAACGACATGGCGGTTATCGATATCAACGGCGTCTGCGAAGAAAAGCCTATCGTGCAGAAAATAGCCTCGCAGTACCAGGTGCTTAAAGACGCCAGCACCCCGGCGCCGGGATTCGCCGAGCAGGTTGCGGGCATGAACAAGGGCGAGACCAAAGAGTTCGATCTCACCTTTCCCGCCGATTTTTACAGTACCCAGTTCGCCGGAAAGCAGGCGCATTTCAAGGTGACTTTGCATGAGGTAAAAGAGGAAAAGCTGCCGGAACTGAATGACGACCTGGCTTTACAGGTCTCCTCCGAGTTCAAGACGCTGGAAGCGCTGCGCGAGGAAGTGGTCAAGGGCCTGAAACTGCGGTCGGAAGAGACCGCGCGCATGGAGGTGGAAGAAAAAATCATCAACACCGCCGTGGAACAGTCCAAGATAGAGTACCCGCCGGTGGTGGTTGATTTAGAGATAAACCGGATTATCAACGACCAGGCGCGGCAGCTGCAAATGTCGGGGCGGGGCATGGACGAATACCTGCGCAGCCTCAACAAGACGCCGGAACAGCTCCAGGAAGAGCTGCGTCCCGTTGCCCAGAAGAATATCGCCGCGTCTCTGGTCTTGAGCAAAATCGCCGAGACAGAAAAAATAGAAGTCACGGAAGAAGAGATTCTTAACGGCATCAATAACATGGTCCGGGGCATCGGGGAGGACAAGAAAGAAGAAATGAGAAAGCTCCTGGACACGCCCCAGACCCGCCAGTCCATGACCCAGACGCTCAAGACGCGCAAGACTATCGAGCGCCTGGCGGATATCGCTAAAGAGGCCGGGGAGACCGACCAGGAGATAAAGAAGGAGGAGGAAAAATGA
- a CDS encoding ATP-dependent Clp protease proteolytic subunit: MNTNPLNVLPHVVESGPRGERAWDLYSMLLKERIIMLFTPIDDMVANTLIAQLLYLEREDPDRDISMYIQSPGGVITAGLAIYDTMNLIRPQVSTICVGMAASMATILLSSGAKGKRYALPHATIHMHQASGGVQGQATDMVIQAKEIMRLQDIIKEILVNSTGQTSEKISHDMDRDFYMSADQAKEYGLIDEVLMKASDDKEEKARKDKK, translated from the coding sequence ATGAACACTAATCCGTTAAATGTTTTACCACATGTAGTCGAGAGCGGTCCCAGGGGTGAAAGAGCCTGGGATCTTTATTCGATGCTGTTAAAAGAACGCATCATAATGCTATTCACGCCTATCGATGATATGGTAGCCAACACGCTGATCGCCCAGCTGCTTTACCTGGAAAGAGAAGACCCGGACCGGGACATCAGCATGTATATCCAGAGTCCCGGCGGGGTAATTACCGCCGGCCTGGCAATTTATGATACCATGAACCTTATCCGGCCGCAGGTTTCCACCATCTGCGTGGGCATGGCGGCCAGTATGGCTACTATTTTGCTCAGTTCCGGCGCTAAGGGGAAACGCTATGCCCTGCCCCACGCCACCATTCACATGCACCAGGCCAGCGGCGGCGTACAGGGACAGGCGACCGACATGGTTATTCAAGCCAAAGAAATCATGCGTCTGCAAGATATCATCAAGGAAATACTGGTGAATAGTACCGGTCAGACTTCAGAGAAAATATCCCATGATATGGACCGTGACTTTTATATGAGTGCTGACCAGGCTAAAGAATACGGCCTTATCGACGAAGTGCTGATGAAGGCGTCTGACGATAAGGAAGAAAAAGCCAGGAAAGACAAGAAATAG
- a CDS encoding NADH:flavin oxidoreductase yields the protein MNASPKVFTPGKIGHLELRNRIIRSGCFEGLSPNAAPSDALIEHHRKIAAGGIGMTTVSYCAVSRDGVAFSNEMWMREEIIPGLRRLTEAVHREGAAASIQLGHCGFFANKSAAGATPIGPSRKFCLFRYSVCRRMTEDDIGRVREDFGKAAAMAVRAGFDAIEIHAGHGYLLSQFLSPWTNHRKDRYGGSLANRLEFPASVIRRVRETVGPDFPVLVKMNCEDGFKGGLTIDEAVEVAKSFAAAGASALVPSCGFTARTSFYMMRGQVPILEYVKSEKNPVTKMGMALFGRFIVREFPYKELFLLEQAKRIRDAVKIPVIYIGGVCSLDNMKQVLQEGFPFLQVGRATVRDPEVIKKMQSGEVSAVDCDHCNRCIAEMAVKGIACTSLTRGFRRKEYRTD from the coding sequence GTGAATGCGTCTCCGAAAGTATTTACCCCCGGTAAAATAGGCCATCTGGAACTGCGCAACCGGATTATCCGGTCCGGCTGCTTCGAGGGACTGTCCCCCAACGCCGCCCCCAGCGACGCTTTAATCGAGCACCACCGGAAAATAGCCGCCGGCGGCATCGGCATGACCACCGTTTCCTATTGCGCCGTCTCCCGCGACGGCGTCGCCTTTTCCAACGAAATGTGGATGCGCGAGGAAATTATCCCCGGTCTCCGGCGCTTGACGGAGGCCGTGCACCGGGAGGGAGCCGCCGCGTCCATACAGCTGGGCCACTGCGGCTTTTTCGCCAATAAAAGCGCCGCCGGGGCCACCCCCATCGGACCTTCCCGCAAGTTCTGTTTATTCCGCTACAGCGTCTGCCGCCGGATGACGGAAGACGATATCGGGCGGGTGCGGGAAGACTTCGGCAAAGCGGCGGCGATGGCGGTAAGGGCCGGGTTCGACGCCATCGAGATTCACGCCGGGCACGGCTATTTGCTCAGCCAGTTCCTTTCCCCCTGGACCAATCACCGCAAAGACCGCTACGGTGGATCCCTGGCCAACCGCCTGGAGTTCCCCGCCTCGGTAATCCGGCGGGTCAGGGAAACGGTGGGGCCGGACTTTCCCGTACTGGTAAAAATGAACTGCGAGGACGGTTTTAAAGGCGGCCTGACTATTGACGAAGCGGTGGAAGTGGCCAAAAGCTTTGCGGCGGCGGGGGCCAGCGCCTTGGTACCCAGCTGCGGCTTTACCGCCAGGACATCCTTTTACATGATGCGCGGCCAGGTACCGATACTGGAATACGTAAAGAGTGAAAAGAACCCGGTAACCAAAATGGGCATGGCGCTGTTCGGGCGGTTTATCGTCAGGGAATTCCCTTATAAAGAGCTGTTTCTGCTGGAGCAGGCCAAACGCATCAGGGACGCGGTGAAAATCCCGGTTATCTATATCGGCGGAGTGTGCTCGCTGGACAATATGAAGCAAGTCTTGCAGGAGGGCTTCCCTTTCCTACAGGTGGGCCGCGCCACGGTACGAGACCCGGAGGTAATCAAAAAAATGCAGTCCGGAGAGGTAAGCGCGGTGGACTGCGACCATTGTAACCGCTGCATCGCCGAGATGGCGGTAAAAGGTATCGCCTGTACATCACTCACCCGTGGATTCAGGCGTAAAGAGTACCGGACAGACTAG